In one window of Caenimonas aquaedulcis DNA:
- a CDS encoding PilT/PilU family type 4a pilus ATPase, whose protein sequence is MSTMERILRLMGEKKASDVYLSAHAPALIKINGQCLPINNQLLPPDAPKALLAEVLPASRIEELEESGELNMAQAIEGVGNFRFSAMRQRGTYAAVIRYITQDIPPLASLSVPMVLGDLIMEKRGLLLMVGSTGAGKSTTLASMMDFRNEKASGHILTIEDPVEFLFKNKKSVVNQREVGSDTQSMQTALKNALRQAPDVILIGEIRDRETMSAAIAYAQSGHLCLATMHANNSYQALNRILSFYPVEVRPTMLGDLAAALKAIVSQRLLRTVHGGRAPAVEVMINTKLISELIEKGDFSGVKEAMEKAMAEGSQTFEMDIARLIVDGTVDKKEGLAYADSPTNLQWRLQNDFAGKDKDVVEEGASEEDLQDEPSFTEITLDVKH, encoded by the coding sequence ATGTCCACGATGGAACGCATCCTGCGCCTGATGGGCGAGAAGAAGGCCTCGGACGTCTACCTGTCCGCCCATGCGCCCGCGCTGATCAAGATCAACGGGCAGTGCCTGCCGATCAACAACCAGCTGCTGCCGCCGGATGCGCCCAAGGCGCTGCTGGCCGAGGTGTTGCCCGCGTCGCGCATCGAGGAACTCGAGGAAAGCGGGGAGCTGAACATGGCGCAGGCCATCGAAGGCGTGGGCAACTTCCGCTTTTCCGCGATGCGCCAGCGCGGCACCTACGCTGCGGTGATCCGCTACATCACGCAGGACATCCCGCCCCTCGCCTCGCTCTCGGTGCCGATGGTGCTGGGGGACCTCATCATGGAAAAGCGCGGCCTGCTGCTGATGGTCGGCTCCACCGGCGCGGGCAAGAGCACGACGCTCGCGTCGATGATGGATTTCCGCAACGAGAAGGCCAGCGGCCACATCCTCACCATCGAGGACCCCGTCGAATTCCTTTTCAAGAACAAGAAGTCGGTAGTCAACCAGCGCGAGGTCGGCAGCGACACGCAATCGATGCAGACGGCGCTGAAGAACGCATTGCGCCAGGCGCCCGACGTGATCCTGATCGGCGAAATCCGCGACCGTGAAACCATGTCCGCCGCGATCGCCTATGCGCAGTCGGGCCACCTGTGCCTGGCCACGATGCACGCGAACAACAGCTACCAGGCGCTCAACCGCATCCTGTCCTTCTACCCGGTCGAAGTGCGCCCCACCATGCTGGGCGACCTGGCCGCCGCCTTGAAGGCGATCGTGTCGCAGCGCCTGCTGCGCACCGTGCACGGCGGCCGCGCGCCGGCGGTGGAGGTGATGATCAATACCAAGCTGATCTCCGAGCTGATCGAGAAGGGCGACTTCTCCGGCGTGAAGGAAGCGATGGAGAAAGCCATGGCCGAGGGCTCGCAGACCTTCGAGATGGACATCGCCCGTTTGATCGTCGACGGCACCGTGGACAAGAAGGAGGGCCTCGCCTACGCGGACTCGCCGACCAACCTGCAGTGGCGCCTGCAGAACGACTTCGCCGGCAAGGACAAGGATGTCGTCGAGGAAGGCGCGTCCGAGGAAGACCTGCAGGACGAACCGTCCTTCACCGAAATCACGCTGGACGTGAAGCACTGA
- the dapD gene encoding 2,3,4,5-tetrahydropyridine-2,6-dicarboxylate N-succinyltransferase produces the protein MTQQLQQIIDAAWENRASISAASAPKEVADAVEHVIAELNNGHLRVATRQGVGQWTVHQWIKKAVLLSFRLKDNQVVKAGDLGFYDKVQTKFAHLSADEMAATGVRVVPPAVARRGSFIAKGAILMPSYVNIGAYVDEGTMVDTWATVGSCAQIGKGVHLSGGVGIGGVLEPLQAGPTIIEDNCFIGARSEVVEGVIVEENSVLSMGVYIGQSTKIYDRETGKVSYGRVPAGSVVVSGNLPSADGKYSLYCAVIVKKVDAQTRSKTSLNDLLRD, from the coding sequence ATGACCCAACAGCTCCAGCAAATCATCGACGCCGCGTGGGAGAACCGCGCCAGCATTTCCGCCGCCTCGGCCCCGAAGGAAGTCGCCGACGCCGTCGAGCACGTCATCGCCGAGCTGAACAACGGCCACCTGCGCGTCGCCACGCGCCAGGGCGTGGGCCAGTGGACGGTGCACCAGTGGATCAAGAAGGCTGTGCTCCTGTCCTTCCGCCTCAAGGACAACCAGGTCGTGAAGGCCGGGGACCTCGGGTTCTACGACAAGGTGCAGACCAAGTTCGCGCACCTGTCGGCCGACGAAATGGCCGCGACCGGCGTGCGCGTCGTGCCCCCGGCGGTCGCGCGGCGCGGCAGCTTCATCGCCAAGGGCGCCATCCTCATGCCCAGCTACGTGAACATCGGCGCCTACGTCGACGAAGGCACCATGGTGGACACCTGGGCCACGGTGGGCAGCTGCGCGCAGATCGGCAAGGGCGTGCACCTGTCGGGCGGCGTGGGCATCGGCGGCGTGCTGGAGCCGCTGCAGGCGGGCCCGACCATCATCGAGGACAACTGCTTCATCGGCGCACGCTCGGAAGTCGTCGAGGGCGTGATCGTCGAGGAAAACTCCGTGTTGTCGATGGGGGTGTACATCGGCCAGAGCACCAAGATCTACGACCGCGAGACGGGCAAGGTGAGCTACGGCCGCGTCCCGGCCGGGTCGGTCGTCGTGTCGGGCAACCTGCCCAGCGCCGACGGCAAGTACAGCCTCTACTGCGCGGTGATCGTGAAGAAGGTCGACGCGCAGACCCGCTCCAAGACGAGCCTCAACGACCTGCTGCGCGACTAA